In a genomic window of Occallatibacter riparius:
- a CDS encoding helix-turn-helix transcriptional regulator, with product MTIPFENLAKEWLKDPEVKAEYDRLAPEFEIATELIRARVRAGLSQAELAQRMGTSQSTIARLESGQTLPSTKTLLRFAQATGSKVEVRLSAA from the coding sequence ATGACAATCCCTTTCGAGAACTTAGCCAAAGAATGGCTGAAAGATCCCGAGGTGAAGGCAGAGTACGATCGTCTGGCTCCTGAATTTGAGATTGCGACGGAGCTGATTCGCGCTCGTGTTCGCGCCGGGTTATCGCAGGCTGAGCTTGCGCAACGCATGGGTACGAGCCAGTCAACGATTGCGCGCCTCGAAAGTGGGCAGACGCTTCCGAGCACGAAGACGTTGCTGCGGTTCGCGCAGGCGACGGGCTCGAAGGTCGAAGTGCGACTGTCGGCCGCCTGA
- a CDS encoding type II toxin-antitoxin system RelE/ParE family toxin, which produces MEWRVEVLNEIVQRELDELPKDIRARLVWISRLISQVGLETIREPHVKHLEGKLWEIRLAGRDGIARALYVTAFGRRVVIVRAFVKKTQQTPQSEINLGLRRAEEVR; this is translated from the coding sequence GTGGAATGGCGAGTCGAAGTCCTGAATGAGATCGTCCAGCGGGAACTCGATGAGCTCCCGAAAGACATCCGAGCTCGACTGGTTTGGATTTCACGGCTCATCAGCCAAGTTGGGCTGGAGACGATTCGAGAGCCTCACGTCAAGCATCTTGAGGGCAAGCTGTGGGAGATCCGTTTAGCAGGGCGTGACGGCATTGCACGCGCTCTCTACGTGACGGCTTTCGGCAGACGCGTGGTGATTGTGCGTGCATTTGTGAAGAAGACACAGCAAACTCCACAGTCTGAGATCAATCTTGGACTGAGGCGAGCAGAGGAGGTCAGATGA